The genomic stretch GTCCGAGGAATCCACGGTGTAGACGCCGTCGGCCGCCTGGTGGAATTCCACCACGGTGGAATCCTTGGCGTCGCGGGCCAGCACCTGCTCGGCCAGCTGCTCGGCGGTCTGGGTGCCGCCCAGCTGCAGGCCGCGGCGGCGCAGCCGGGCCTCTTCGCTGGCGGTGAGGATCAGGCGGGCCTCGGCGTCAGGGGCCACCACCGTGGTGATGTCGCGCCCCTCCACCACAATGCGGCGCCCATGCGCGTCAATGAGTTCGCGCTGGCGGCGGACCAGTTCGGCCCGGGCGCCCAGGTTGGTGGCCACGGCGCTGACGGCCTCGGAGATCTTGGGTTCGCGGATGGCGTCGGTGACGTTGATGCCGTTGACCTTGAACAGTTCCGCATCCGGAACCATGGTCTGTTCCATGTTGATGGTGCGGGCGGCAGCCTCGACGGCGGCCGCGTTCGCCAGGTTGATGCGCCCGTTCAGGCAGTGCCAGGCCACGGACCGGTACATGGCGCCGGTGTCCAGGAAGGCCAGGCCAAGGCGGCGTGCCACTTCCTTGGACACGCTGGACTTGCCGGAACCCGAGGGGCCGTCCACGGCCACCACGAGGGAGCGGCCCTGGCGCAGGGCGCGTTCGTCGGAAGCTCCGGCCTGTGCCGCCTCGGCGCCGCCCGCGTTCGGGGTGTTCAGTTCGGTGTTGCTCATTGGACTACCTTCCAGCCACGTTCCATCAAATCCTCCACCAGCCCGGCCCGTTTGGCGGGAAGGACGGAAATCTCCACCATGCCCACCTGCAGCCCGGCCGAGTGGTCCATGCGCAAATCCTCCACGTTGACGCCGATCTCGCCGATCTCCGTCAGCAGGCTGGCGATCTGGCCGGGCCTGTCATCCACCAGGACAGTCAGCCACGAGTACTGCTGGGCCGGCCCTCCGTGCTTGCCGGGAATCCGGCTCTGCCCTTCGTTGCCCTCCGTCATCAGCTGCGCAA from Arthrobacter stackebrandtii encodes the following:
- the cmk gene encoding (d)CMP kinase, producing the protein MSNTELNTPNAGGAEAAQAGASDERALRQGRSLVVAVDGPSGSGKSSVSKEVARRLGLAFLDTGAMYRSVAWHCLNGRINLANAAAVEAAARTINMEQTMVPDAELFKVNGINVTDAIREPKISEAVSAVATNLGARAELVRRQRELIDAHGRRIVVEGRDITTVVAPDAEARLILTASEEARLRRRGLQLGGTQTAEQLAEQVLARDAKDSTVVEFHQAADGVYTVDSSDLDFAQTVDAVIAVVRQAVHAGPA